The nucleotide window TATTGAACAAAGAGAGTGTGCATGCTTTACTACTTCACAATTGTAGACATGAACTAATATTTAGTAACTAAGAAACATCCATACTGACAAATTCCTTAAAGACATATTCCATATATTGAACAAAGCGAGTATTCATGCTTTATTGCTTCACAATTGAACGCATCACGAGACTAGGCAACATTTTtaaggtaaaaaataataatcagcttttcccacttttagttatcttttttcactatttcttttcattttatttaataagaaGTCCAAAAGTCTATGTAATGTGGGTAATATCTTATCAACAGAAGTTCAAAGATCACCATTGATCTTACAATCGTTTCTCGATTCTAAGCCAAAATGGTGAGtcttattttgagtttgaacttctttttcatttcctctatTAATGTTTTGTTCAATTCTTTGAGCTTTGTTCTTAAAAATTTTCTATAAAGAACTTgtcatctttttttaaaaaacttttcataagagttttaggtatttataaatgtatattcagttttgatatgaaattgttgGAAAATATGGGTACAACAAACAGAGTTTAGAGGCTATTTGAAGGAATTGCTTTTCCGATCATATGAAGGGATTGTTGTACACAAGTGTAAATAACATTAGATTTATTGTGCAcatgaaatactttttttatatcaaattgAAGATTACAtgaggtaaaaaaaattcatagtctgtattgaaatatttatgaatattttaatatttctccAAATTGTTTTACACACATTTTTGTGTGTAAAACAATGTGATGAACATATCTTTTGATATCTATATTTCTTGTTTAGCAATGATGATTTAATTTTGACGTTGAGCAGGGTTGTTGTATACGGATACTGTGAAGTTCATGATTATTATGATCAcattctttcttctattttgaATCTCCAGGtaattgttaatttaattttaagattgcctttctctctcttttttttcatttttatttttttttgttggaaactTTTGAGTTCTTATACCAcgaaacttatttttttttatatttgcctTTTTTCATTTATCAgttatgtttcttttaaatttctcaaCTCTTTAAATATAGGTAGTGTGAATACTCTttgcaataataaataaatattatttacaaaacAATAACATGcactctttatttatttattgttttgtaaataatatttatttattgatatataattcattCCCTTTTGGATCAAGTTAccatgaatttttaattttaattttaggatTAGATTTTTTCCAATTCAAGAATCTCTtaatatactttctaattagTAATTATATTTGGATAATTAATACTACAAAATAGTAATTATGCAGGAATAAAAGGCTGGAGAATTTACATAATCTCAAAAGTATCCAATTATGAAATATGTTGTAATCATAATATGATGCAGTTAGAGGACATTTTTACGATGATAAATACTACTACTAGATATCCACATAAAAATGGCCTTACATATTCTCACGTTGTATAAGTAAGATAAGTTACCATTATTGTTATCAGATTCAATATGGTAGTAGTTTTTTCCCAAATTGACAATATTCATGAGTTatgcatttattttttcacattGGTGGTTTTAAAAGTGGGAAATTCTTACTTATAAAGTTGAACTGCATActaaaaaatcaccaaaaaattgaaagtttttttaaattttagtgaaaCACTGATCTTACTACAATTGTTTAtgctaaaatatcaatattcGTTCTAACAAAGATCTAAAAAGTTGAACTTAAAAGAAGtacaaatatgataaacattcatattaacttaattaattaaagaaagttATAGTATATCTTTACGATTAAATCTTACTATTATTTAAGAATTCACAATGAATTTGCATTGAGAAACGTTTACATTTGTAAAGTTAGCTCTCGAAtgctatatatacatatacattatAAGTAACATTTGTAATATgcgaaaagaaatataatttattttatttaaaatactacTTTAAATGTATTTATTAGATCACTTTGTTGGATTAcactaaatatttattcaaacaCTTCAACATAATAAAATCATCCCACTTTATGGTACTATATAGATAtatcgttgttgttgttgtggttgttgttgttgtataaactaaaacaatttgaaatatctaTTCAAGGTCCTTCAATTTAATAAGCTTTATAATTTAACATTGTCGTTTTTTGTTCTCTTACAACTTTGCGACCGAACATCATGTTTGTGGATATAAAAAGTAtaacaaacttttattttattttacaacacAAATATGTTATCAATCAAtgtaacttttttaaaaaaatcgtaTACTTATTGACATAGGGTTCACGCGCAAAGCGTGTGTCCAGGAACtagttaaataaataagaaaaaagaaacaaaacaaggtGTTTAACCTCCCCTATTTCATTTAGTGAGAATAGTAGCAAGCACTTATAAATTCAGGGAAAGATCCAAATTTTCCCAAAAGTGACAAGATTGAACCCCCGGGAGCAAATTCCAGCAATATATTTAATGATCACGCCTCACTTGCAGTGAAGcaatactacaacaacaacatacccagtgtaatcccaaaAGTTGAATCCGAAAAGGGTAGAATGTACGAAAACCTTATCCCTACCTAGGaagtagagagattgtttccggtagaccctcgactcaaggAAAAACATTTCAAAGCAAGTCGAAAAAGAAATAACGGGATCCctaagaagcaaaaaaaaaaaaaagaacagtaAAACAACCTTCAACCACACCTTACCTAACTTGAGACAAAAATAGAACCATGCTCATGAATATATTGGAATGCgataaattcttaaaaattaaatatccaGTTCTTCTTGAAGCTCCCCAAACATGAGTCAGATTcttaaaattgtcaatttttcaTGTTGCACCCACTGAAATTTCTTAAAGCAAGAAGCCAGGATCCTTGACGTAGAACTCACAAAGTCATTTATCAGGGAAAAAGTAACTAATGTACTTGGCATTAGgaaatttcttctttaaatttcaTCTTCAGAAAtcatttttggatcatttccCATACTTTGTTGGGTAAAATAGTAAGTGACCTATGATGATTGTTCAAGGTGGAATATAGAACAAGaggagagagaatatttgatgTTAAAAGTTGTCAACAACAACCAATTGTTAACTGAAACAAACCACATTttgaaaggtaaaaaaaatatttattcatatgtGATGGAAGTCagtgaaaaatatttccttTCTAGAAGACATTTCAACTAACCAAATACTAGAAATTGATTTCGTCAATAAAAACATTCTCTTACAAATCATTCTCAACGCAATCCAAAGTTAACTAGTTTAATATTTATGCAACAATTTAACTCAATTTTGGTCGCCAGCATAAATTAGTCATAAACCTAAAGGAAAAAGGAATAACATTAAGCTATTAGGTCaatcaaaatttcttattttccttTGAAGCACCCACCATTAGCGAATCCAAATTTCAGCAGCATAATGCacatatttcctttttcattaGTGATCAAAGTAACAAAAAGATGACTAAGAAGAAGCAGTTAAAGGGGAAATTTAACCTCCTTGATAGCGACTTGGCAAGTAACTCTCAAGAATCAACATTCATCCCCATATAGACCTTCCAAAAGTACCACATCTTGCAATGGACGGAAGACCACATATTCGAGTCTGTCTCCCTAATTGATTTGAGTAAGCTGGAACCAATCTTCGCCTCCAAAGATCTGTCATATTCCATTTTTTGAGAGAATTAAGACTTTGAGGAGTGGAAGAGATAAAATTGTTCTTCATCCAGAATTTTCACTTGGAACCATTATTTTGAACCCCTAAAATACTGtaatcttatgtttatgtttaggggttcaaattaatatatataaatacatcaaTGATGACAGGAACATGAACTTTCAAGAGTTAGCATTAGAATAGAAATTGTGATCAAGCGAAACACATACACTATTATTGGTAGCAAAGCCACAGGCACGCCTAGCGAAGAGTGCAATTTACTTCAACTCGGAACAAAATActtcttatatatttttctttgtccAGGGTATCAAAAATAGatattcacttttacttgtttagATAATAATAGTTGTTGTTTACCATTTTGTACTTGTTTTACCTTGTATGAGAGATGTTAGAGAGATGCCTATTGTTGGAGGCACTGGACTCTTTAGGTTTGCTAGAGGCTATGAATGGGCTCATACTTTTTGGTTTGATGTCAACACTGGAGATGCTATTGTGGAATACAATGTGTTTGTTCAACATTATTGAAGTGAGAATTTGTGCTTATAAACTAGTAGTCACAGGCACAATGACTTtactttttcttaattattccatctttttgatttctttttttactttttctgaaTGTTCTAAAGTGATGTCTTATTTATATCAAAGAGTGTTGCTACTAATGTTTTATCAATTCACCAAGAAATCTATGAACTCCAAGCACAGTAGCTAGAAAAACTTCTCAATTAGTGGACAAAGTATCCAGAAACACTTGGTAATGTATATAATCAAAGAGGAACCAAAACTACATAGTTTTTTTGGTTCACTTGCACAGAAGTAGATGAAAATTGGACAGCCTAGGGGTACATAAGACATCATGAAAAAGTTCGATTTCTATAATAACTATCATGTCAAAATTCATTTGTTCGATCAAACTACCAATTCTTGTTAGAATCTGTTTAGTAGTTGCTCTCTATTTTCTTTCTCCAAGGAATTTGTCAATATTACCATACCAATTCCACTGGAAACATAGACCAACAACACGTAATATTCCAGCAGCTATCACTTCAATAAATGCCATCAGGAATGATCTCTGAGGAGATAGACCAGAAGTTGCTAGGGAAAGAAAGAATCCCTCAAAGTTGCAGGGGACAATGAAGTTTCCTGATTTAAGGCCATTCAAAGCTTTCTTTGCAACTTCATCAGCTTTCATGGAACCAGAAGAAGCTGCTAGTATACTAGTCAACTGTGGCCTCCTCTTGTTCTCTGCAAAAGGATTAAACTTAAATTATTGCAAATGTAAACTGATTATCATTCAGGTAAGTTCAAGCACCTATCGGGTACATTCGACATTGTGCACATGAAATATTGGGGGTACAACACACACAATGATGTTGATGTCTCCCAAGGTTCAATATTAGTGCATACATATCTCCATGTGCATTCATCACAGCCTAAATATCATAACAAAGGAACTCTATAACTCGCATAAGCATGTCAACCCCTTGACCACATTCTTTAATAGTAAAACGAAGCAGAGACCATACACATTAAGCTTCAAACTGTTCTAGACCTGTATTATCTAAATAGATCTAAAGACACTGAAATGCAGCATTTAGCATCCTGTCGGGTTCTACAGAATCTTCATGGCATTTCAAGATTTTACATAACCTATTGAATTGCTATAAAGGATAGAGAATATGTGCAGTACATCATGAGCTaatcaagaacaaatattttCTGGCTTTGTTCCTCGAAACATAAAGAACAAATTGGCTAAACAATTTGTGCTATCCCATGCAGTTCTCAATAATTGGTAAAAAGATCAGTTCTATCATCATTTTTATTGTGAACTAATCAACTTGCTTGATCCAGACAATTTTGTGGTCTCTGAaggaagattaagaaaaatatattaaggaaAAGGATATAAAACTAACATATCAACTTAGAATCAGAGGTAGATCATAGCATTTAGCATTAGTGGATTCCAACTGGGTATGGTGAtattacatatttaattttttttacatagattttatttgtgataaccttcttttttttacatAGACAAACATGATGCAAGTAGAAAGCAGTGtgttcccccccccccccccccccccccaacatGTAGCATAGCATCTAATTCGTGCATTGTGACATGTAGTGATAACAACCAGAAGAAACAGAGTAGGATTTGTTCAGGTCCAACCTTCAGCAAATCCAGGAGTTTCAGTGTCCGGGGGAAATATTAGTGATACGTGAATATTTTCACCAATTACTTCCTGCTGCAGTGCTTCTGCCAGTCCTCTGAGGCCAAACTTACTGGCTGAATAAGCTGTATAACCATATATCCCAACCTAAGACAAAACAAAATACCAAATAAACCAAATCAGCTAAGAAAAAACATTATAAAGTACACTAATGCAATTGTATGGGAAAAGAAGTTCACCTGATTCTACCATATTTTATCAGACTGCTTCCAGTCTTTCAGGTTAAACTACTATTTGAGAAAACATTTCAGTGGTGGCTAACGATACACATTATCTCTTTATTATGTGAGCATCACAGACCAAGCTCCAATCCTTCAGGTTTAACTTCTATTTAAGGAAGCATTTGCCGTGGTGGGTCTTccagttaatttttttatgatgaataCACGTAAATGTGAATGCATAGAgggaaacaaaattaaataaattggacAATTGTGATGATCAACTCTAACTTATTTTCATTGTTTCCCCAAAAACTCCTAGatgagataaaaaataaaattgcaatAGAGATTAGATATCAATCAGAACAGAAGATGAAAAACGCTGCTGCTGAAAGTGTCTCCATGCAAAAAGTCTTCATGAATTGTGTACTAACTAGAGTACTGCAAAATCATAAGATTGTCCACATTTTCTCAAACAACCATCCTCAAAGAATAATGAGTTCCAAACTTTAAGTGAGTCAGGTACATAACAAAACTacttctttctaattctaaatAAAGAGACGAAACTAGCAAATGCATTTCATTGTCTTTTGCTGTTCAAAAGACACTACTTGAAATGCATTTGCTAGTAACTGTAGCATGAAAAAGTTTATAGGAAGTGTTTATCTGCGAATGTTGATACCATAGTAGTTACGAGTTCAGATACATTTGTAATAGTATTATAGCTCTCAACTACTCCGGGTGCTTCTAGTTTAGAATTTTACAGTATTAGATGGTAAATGAACCTATGATGCTAAAACTGAAAGTATTAATAGGATatttaacaaaagaaaactCCAATATCCTTGGTGGACGTAAGCAAATGGGTAAAGTAAGTAGAAAATAGAAAACCATCCAACATGTTACAGACTCCAGATTTAAGAACCAATAGCACAAATCATATCTTGACTAAATCTGGTGAATTTTAGAGATTGAGATAGACTTTATAATGCTTTGTTATTCTTTAATCATCTCAGACTGTATGACACTAATTTTACCTTCATTTCTCAATCTATTTATACCAGAAAACTGTGGTAAGATCTTCGAAAATTAACAACAAATATAAACAGTGATCATTCATCATAGTACGACGTCATTATTGTTATCAAGTTCAAACCATATTTTGGTTCTGAACAATGCTCTCATTTCAACATATTGTGATAGTCATACCAGAGGCCAATCTTTATTATAATAACAAGACAGGTTAAGCTCACAACAGAAATATAGTCTTGGAGCAGTTTAGCCTTTCATGTCCTTATCTCAAAACTAGTTACTCCTTCTCCTGCTTACTATAGCTATTACTAAGCATTTTTCTTTGACTAACATCTAACCTCAACCTAAATTCTTGCATGGCAGATAGCAGAAGTGGTTGAAGAGATGTATTCAAGTTAACCAAAAGAGTATAATGCAATCAAGCATGTTCATAAATTACCGCCAAACATGCTCTTGATTTAGTGCAAACTACACACAAGAATACATTAGCCCCTAATGTCCTTAAGTCCACCGGTCTACCCACTTGGCGGCAATGCTATTactttactatttgtttcattACAACAGAAAATGTTTGAAGAAATCCTCTTTTAGTTTTTGGTTAccttacaaaaatataattctcCCAAATACTTCCACCAATATGGGAAACTGACTAATACGTAACTTAGTATCTAAGCTAGAAATTACCTGAAGTGTGTGAGAGCTAATTTTGGTGGGAAAGTTTGTTAAGTTGGCATTTTCTTATCCTAGTTTAATTtcccattttcttttattttattttcagcACACTTCATGTGAGCATAGCTGGTAGTATAAAAGCTCAATCAAACACTTGTATTGCATCATGATAAATGATAATACAAATTGCTAATTTCCTTCCTAAACTTCTCCTCATGTGTGCccttttctctcatttttctcttcttttttgatgaagtaagaaATTTCATTAAAAGGATCAAGAAGATGAGCAAAAGGGGAGTACATTTGAGCTAACAAAAGAGACTTGTGTTACATTCCTTTCTTCTCTCTCCTCTGTTCTTCGATAACAACAATTAGGTATCAAATGGTATCAAAACATTGATCTCTTGGGGCTGTGTTCATGGAGAAGAACACATCAACTGGGAGCTCAAGCTGAGATCCTAAGATGATGGAAAATCGGGTGGATTTGGCTGCACGACTTGCTGCTATGGCTGCTAGTCAGAAGGAATTAATGAATCGAAAAGACCAGATGGAACAACGACtgtcaaattatttaaaatgataagtGAACTGAAGGAGGCTATTAATGGCCTTCACCTGCAGAACAAACAAAGAGAAGCTCTTTCTCCCCAAGAGCGGCACTGAAGCTATTCTGCAGACTGAGAAAAAATCTCAAGCTGGATTGGTCTCTGCCAGCGAAATCACTGGACTAAATAAAATTAGAGAACTAGTTCAAAAATGAACGATTGTGAGATGTTTGAAGGAATGACCCAAGGATTTATAGCAGATATATCGGACCAGCAACACACTATGAATATCCGTAAGAACATGGAACTAAAAAAAGTTTGTCGATGCTCTCCACATTCGCAATAACCACAAAGCCGTCCAGTCGCCGAAAACTAAGGACAATGAAAAATCTGATCAGAGAGTTTAATTTGAGGTAGAACTTGATTCTATTATTCTTCATCGATTAGAGAGTTTAATTTGAGTACTGTTCACTTTAACATCCCTATAAACATGCATCAAGTTGAGAGAACTAAAATTGCTTACCGCATTCGATCAAATGCTTGAAAGCAGTGGTGGATGTAAGAATTGTGTGATAGGTAGGGACATGATTACTCAAGGTGTTTTGTTTCATTTTCCATTTGACCTTGGTCAAAATGTGCTTACTAGCACCTCTAGTAATTCACTGCTTGGTGGTTACTGTGAAAATAAATAGATGCACTATGCAGTCACATGTTTGGGACAACACCTGACAAAATTATTGTTTCCTGGAAAGTGATGATCTCCTGCTATACCAGAGGTTTATGGTGTCATGAAGTTGTGAGTGTATTTCCTGGTTATTTAGGATATATCCAGACCAACACAACAGAGATTCAAATGATTTGGCGAAATATGGAAAATAAGTGCCATAATTACTGGTAAATCTGAAGAAATCAGCTTTAGGGTACCATTGCAATTATTGTTTAGCTGGTTGCTCAAGAGTGAGGTGTCATAGTCAAACACATGAAGATTTTGATTTGTGTACTGAGTGCTTCAACAGTAGCAAATTCGAAGTTGACATGTTTCCTTCAGATTCCATTTCTATTGACCTTGTTGAGGAAGAACAAACAACAAATGATTCATGGGATGTGCCTacagaatctttttttttatgaagtagaTGTGCCTAAAGAATCTACAACTGTTGATGGCAGCACACATTTTGAGATTGCAACAATAAACCCAGTGTAATCCCTCACCCCAATTTTTttgggcctacctctacccctcctaAAGCTCTCTATGGCCAAAATCTCACACCTCCTTACCGGGGCATCCACacatctcctcttcacatgcccGAACCATCTCAACCTCACTTACTGCATCTTATCTTCCATGGGGGCCACTCCCACCTTGGCGTGAGTAtcttcattcctaatcttatctcTCTTTGTATGCCCACACCATCCTTGTATCCTCACCTATGTTACTCTCATCTTCCGGGCATTGGACTTCTTGATTGGCCAACACTTTGCACTATATAGCATAGTCTGTCTATAAAACTAAAAAGAGCTAAAAACCTGGTCAAGCTTTTAAGACAATCCAAGCACCCTCTAAGGCTTTCTTCATTCTCCTTTCTTGGTTTTTGATGCATGTAGTTAATCAAAAATCAAGATGACATCAAAAGTAGGAGACTATTTGTCAAGTACGGTATAGACACCAGGGGAACAATATAAATCAAACAttacatttcaattttattttcatatttttatataagcCTAAATTAAAACACATACAGCAAGATACATTCAGATGCCATACTATAAAAGAAATGCAAAATCATGTATTCCATCAAGTTGTACGATAATATTTAAACACAAGATGCATATAAATGTCTAAATCTAGcataaaattacatataattgAAGATAAGTTATTTTCAATGTTAAATAGACTTGTATGTAACAGTATGCAATGAGGTTCAGTGTTCATTTAAGCCCACTATTATGTTTGCTTATCTTCAACCATTTCTGTTTCTTTTTTACCGTGGACTATGATGCTCATACAGAATACAACAATTTGTcagcaaaatatttttttgcattttGGGCTAAACTTAGATTGGAGTATAGGCCACCATTAGGAGCTCAACTATTTCTAGTCCAACTCAGAACTCATACTTGGGTATACTAAAAACATGAACTCTCACAATTAGCATCATACTAAGATCAAAGTACCTATACTTAAAAAACCGCTTACTGCCTTGCCAACCATTGTTTTCTCTGCTCTAATTTGTTCCTTTCTCATCTCTATATGGTGAATTAGTTATCCAACGGAATTAATTCTGAGTGGAACAGAAGACCATTGAAATTGATACTTGAACCGAAGGTAGAACATACCTGGCCAGCTTGTGAAGATATGATAGCGATGGACCCAGGTCCACGGTCAGCCCTATTCTTCATTCCAGGCAAAGCAGCTTTAATCAAATGAAAAGTCCCCGTCAAGTTGACATCAATCATAAACTTGATCTCCTCAATATCTTGAGTCTCCAATTCTTGAGGTACAAAAACTCCCTGATTGCACACCAATACATCGATTGGTCCTGCCTCTTCTACAGCCTTCTTGACAGCCTCGTAGTCTCTCACATCAGCGCTAAAAATGGCCACGTCACGGCCAGTAGAAAGCCGAATTGACTCCTTCGCATCTTCGAGTCTACCAATGTTCCGAGCAAGTATTGAAACTTTTGCACCTTCTGAAGCAGCCTGTTGAGCTAGATCTAAGCCAATACCGCTTGAGCCGCCAGTGATGAAGACATGGCGATTTTTAATTGGAACTTTGACGGGGCGTGGTCGGACGATGAAGGCGAGGAAAACTAGGAGGGATAGAGAGAAGAAAGGGaggaggagagagaaaaaagcaATGCTCAAGTCCGCCATAGACGAATAGTTGCAGAAAAATCTTAGGTTGCCTTTGGACCTGCAATACGAACATCAGCGCAATTCGGGATATGAGCTTTGGAATTTCAAATCTGATTTCAATGAATTCAGATCAACGATTTGAGATTTCACCATtgcaaattttttaaatattaaattttgatttaggACTTTGAA belongs to Solanum stenotomum isolate F172 chromosome 1, ASM1918654v1, whole genome shotgun sequence and includes:
- the LOC125843875 gene encoding 3-dehydrosphinganine reductase TSC10A-like, giving the protein MADLSIAFFSLLLPFFSLSLLVFLAFIVRPRPVKVPIKNRHVFITGGSSGIGLDLAQQAASEGAKVSILARNIGRLEDAKESIRLSTGRDVAIFSADVRDYEAVKKAVEEAGPIDVLVCNQGVFVPQELETQDIEEIKFMIDVNLTGTFHLIKAALPGMKNRADRGPGSIAIISSQAGQVGIYGYTAYSASKFGLRGLAEALQQEVIGENIHVSLIFPPDTETPGFAEENKRRPQLTSILAASSGSMKADEVAKKALNGLKSGNFIVPCNFEGFFLSLATSGLSPQRSFLMAFIEVIAAGILRVVGLCFQWNWYGNIDKFLGERK